The Puntigrus tetrazona isolate hp1 chromosome 23, ASM1883169v1, whole genome shotgun sequence genome has a segment encoding these proteins:
- the krt5 gene encoding keratin, type II cytoskeletal 5 — protein MSSHKTTTYSISGGSISNMGGNIRKGYSSMSASGVPIGSRVSTVSLRRSGGGGGGFGGSSGSSYSYSIGGGGMGGGYGGGFGGGYGGGMGGGMGGGMGGGLGGGLGGGLGGGFGMGGGFGGGAGFPGGVAPITAVTVNQSLLAPLNLEIDPNIQVVRTQEKEQIKSLNNRFASFIDKVRFLEQQNKVLETKWSLLQDQTTTRSNIDAMFEAYIANLRRQLDGLGNEKMKLEGELKNMQNLVEDFKNKYEDEINKRAAVENEFVLLKKDVDAAYMNKVELEAKVDSLQDEINFLRAIFEEELRELQGQIKDTSVIVEMDNSRNLDMDAIVAEVRAQYEDIANRSRAEAETWYKQKFEEMQSSAGKYGDDLRSTKAEIAELNRMISRLQNEIEAVKGQRANLEAQIAEAEERGELAVKDAKLRIKDLEEALQRAKQDMARQVREYQELMNVKLALDIEIATYRKLLEGEESRIASGGGSATIHIQESSSSVSGGGGGGSGFGFGGGAGFGGGSGFGGGSGFGGGFGAGGGGFSSGSGLGYGGGSGMSIGGGGGSSQVSISRSMVQSQKRRL, from the exons ATGTCTTCGCACAAAACCACTACCTACAGCATCAGCGGTGGAAGCATAAGCAACATGGGTGGAAATATCAGGAAGGGCTACTCTAGCATGTCTGCCAGCGGAGTACCCATTGGCAGCAGAGTGAGCACTGTGTCATTACGTCGTTCCGGCGGTGGCGGCGGAGGCTTTGGTGGGTCATCTGGATCAAGCTACAGCTACAGCATTGGCGGCGGTGGCATGGGTGGAGGTTACGGAGGAGGTTTCGGAGGAGGTTACGGAGGAGGTATGGGAGGAGGTATGGGAGGTGGTATGGGAGGTGGTCTTGGAGGTGGTCTTGGAGGTGGTCTCGGAGGTGGTTTCGGCATGGGTGGAGGATTTGGCGGCGGTGCAGGGTTCCCTGGTGGTGTAGCACCGATCACAGCTGTCACAGTCAACCAGAGCCTCCTAGCCCCACTAAACCTAGAAATCGACCCCAACATCCAAGTTGTCCGCACCCAAGAGAAAGAGCAGATCAAGAGCCTCAACAATCGCTTCGCTTCCTTCATTGACAAG GTGCGCTTCCTGGAACAGCAGAACAAAGTACTCGAGACAAAATGGAGTTTACTGCAGGACCAGACCACCACCCGCTCAAACATCGATGCCATGTTCGAGGCCTACATCGCCAACCTGCGCAGACAGCTTGACGGACTTGGTAACGAGAAGATGAAGCTGGAAGGAGAGCTGAAGAACATGCAGAACTTGGTAGAGGATTTCAAGAACAA atatGAGGATGAAATCAACAAGCGTGCCGCAGTGGAGAATGAATTTGTCCTGCTCAAGAAG GATGTTGATGCCGCCTACATGAACAAGGTTGAGCTTGAGGCCAAGGTTGATTCTCTTCAAGATGAAATCAACTTCCTCAGGGCCATCTTTGAGGAG GAGCTGCGTGAACTCCAGGGACAGATCAAAGACACATCAGTCATTGTGGAAATGGACAACAGTCGTAACCTGGACATGGATGCCATTGTTGCAGAGGTTCGTGCACAGTATGAGGACATTGCCAACCGCAGCCGGGCTGAGGCTGAGACGTGGTACAAACAGAAG TTCGAGGAGATGCAGTCATCTGCCGGAAAATATGGAGATGACCTTCGCAGCACAAAGGCTGAGATTGCTGAGCTCAACCGCATGATCAGCAGACTTCAGAATGAAATTGAAGCCGTCAAGGGACAA CGTGCCAACCTGGAAGCTCAGATCGCTGAGGCTGAGGAGCGTGGAGAACTGGCAGTGAAGGATGCCAAGCTCCGCATTAAGGATCTGGAAGAAGCCCTGCAAAGAGCAAAGCAGGACATGGCGCGCCAGGTGCGTGAGTACCAGGAGCTCATGAATGTCAAACTGGCCTTGGACATTGAGATCGCCACCTACAGGAAACTTCTGGAAGGAGAGGAGAGCAG GATTGCATCTGGTGGTGGCTCTGCAACCATCCACATTCAGGAGTCAAGCAGCAGTGTCAGCG gtggcggcggcggcggcagtGGCTTTGGATTCGGTGGTGGTGCTGGATTCGGTGGTGGCTCTGGGTTCGGTGGTGGCTCTGGGTTCGGTGGTGGATTCGGTGCTGGCGGCGGTGGCTTCAGCAGTGGCAGCGGCTTAGGATATGGTGGTGGCTCAGGAATGTCCATCGGTGGTGGTGGCGGCAGCAGCCAAGTCTCAATTTCCCGCTCTATGGTGCAGAGCCAGAAGCGCCGCTTATAA